In Tenuifilum sp. 4138str, a single window of DNA contains:
- a CDS encoding efflux RND transporter permease subunit: protein MNISTVSINRPVLASVVSIVIILFGVIGFTYLGVREYPSVDPPVVTVSTSYVGANSAVIEAQITEPLEAQINGIDGIKSITSSSSDGRSSITVEFELGIDMDNAANDVRDRVSRAIRNLPPDADPPIISKADANAETILTVTVQSTKRDLLELTDIANNVVKERLQTIQGVSLVNIWGEKRYAMRLYLDPKKLAAFNVTPSDIRNALSRENVELPTGMIEGYQTTLSIRTLGRLETPEEFNNLIIKYTNNVPVRVKDVGKADYAPENERTLLRGNGLIPMVGVALTPQPGANYINIADEAYKRVEQLRKELPEDITLNYAYDSTINIRKAISEVEETILLAFMLVVLVIFIFLRNWRTTLIPIIAIPISLIGTFFVMYLFGFTINILTLLGVVLATGIVVDDAIVVMENIYSKIEHGMDNYKAGYTGSKEIFFAIISTTITLVAVFMPIVFLQGITGRLFREFGVVVAAAVVISSIVSLTLTPMMSTRLLTRTQKEGKMMAAIGQGISWLSEYYGRSLQSFINRRWLAFVVMGISLFIIFIIGSRIPSELAPMEDKGRLLINVTAPEGTSFEAIDEYIYDIASYVDTIPEKKAMIALSAPGWGGGTNRGFVRLLLTQPNERERSQAQLADQISSYVRSKTFAQSYVIQDQTIRTGRGGGLPVQFVVQAPNFEKLKQVVPEFLARAQADERFQVVDVNLKFNKPELVVEIDRDKARASGVTVRDIADALQLYFSGQRYGFFIRNGKQYYVIGQADRPFRDDPDDLKNIYVRSTKGNLVDLGSLIRTSEQSIPPQRYRYNRYISATFSASPAPGYTLGQGIDAMREISKEVLDDSFSTTLTGISQQFEESSNSLYFAFLLALILVYLVLAAQFESFRDPLIIMFTVPLALAGAVLSLWMLGHTLNIFSQIGIIVLVGIVTKNGILIVEFANQKKIAGMNKFEAVTFAAKQRLRPILMTSLATIFGTLPIALALGAASTSRIPMGVTIIGGLLFALILTLYVIPALYTYVSTKKPNVIRHDEE, encoded by the coding sequence GTGAACATCTCAACAGTAAGCATAAATAGGCCAGTTCTGGCATCGGTGGTTTCAATAGTAATTATTCTTTTTGGTGTAATCGGCTTTACTTACCTCGGTGTTAGGGAATACCCCAGTGTAGACCCGCCCGTGGTTACGGTTTCCACATCGTATGTTGGGGCTAACTCAGCAGTTATTGAGGCACAAATCACTGAGCCTCTTGAGGCTCAAATAAATGGGATTGACGGTATAAAAAGCATTACTTCATCAAGTTCCGATGGTCGTAGTAGTATCACCGTTGAGTTTGAACTGGGGATTGATATGGATAATGCCGCCAACGATGTGCGCGACCGTGTTTCGCGTGCCATTCGTAACCTTCCCCCCGACGCTGACCCACCCATTATAAGCAAAGCTGACGCCAATGCGGAAACCATTCTGACCGTTACGGTTCAAAGTACCAAACGCGATTTACTTGAACTAACTGACATTGCCAATAATGTGGTTAAGGAACGATTGCAAACCATTCAGGGCGTCAGTCTGGTAAATATATGGGGCGAAAAACGCTACGCCATGCGATTATACCTCGACCCGAAAAAGCTGGCTGCGTTCAATGTAACACCTTCCGATATTCGCAATGCGCTTTCGCGCGAGAACGTTGAACTTCCTACCGGTATGATTGAGGGTTACCAAACCACTCTTTCAATCCGAACCCTCGGTCGACTCGAAACACCCGAGGAGTTTAACAACCTGATCATTAAATACACCAATAACGTGCCCGTTAGGGTTAAGGATGTAGGCAAAGCCGATTATGCCCCAGAGAATGAACGAACGCTACTCCGTGGTAATGGGCTGATCCCTATGGTTGGCGTTGCGCTAACCCCACAGCCCGGTGCAAACTACATCAACATTGCCGATGAGGCTTACAAGCGTGTTGAGCAGCTCCGTAAGGAATTGCCCGAGGATATCACCCTAAATTACGCTTACGATTCAACAATAAATATCCGCAAGGCAATTTCTGAGGTTGAGGAAACCATTCTTCTGGCGTTCATGCTCGTTGTTCTTGTTATTTTTATTTTTCTGCGAAACTGGCGCACTACCTTAATTCCAATTATTGCCATTCCCATTTCGTTAATAGGAACCTTTTTTGTGATGTACCTTTTTGGCTTTACCATAAATATTCTAACTCTATTAGGTGTAGTTCTTGCCACTGGTATTGTAGTTGACGATGCCATTGTTGTTATGGAGAACATCTACTCCAAAATTGAGCATGGCATGGATAACTATAAAGCTGGATACACTGGTAGTAAGGAGATTTTCTTTGCCATTATCTCCACAACTATCACTCTAGTTGCGGTATTCATGCCAATTGTATTTCTACAAGGCATCACAGGTCGTCTTTTCCGCGAGTTTGGAGTAGTTGTGGCAGCCGCTGTAGTAATTTCGTCAATTGTATCGCTTACTCTTACCCCAATGATGAGTACTCGCCTTTTGACCAGAACGCAAAAGGAAGGAAAAATGATGGCTGCCATTGGCCAGGGGATCAGCTGGCTATCGGAGTATTACGGAAGATCGTTACAATCATTTATAAACCGCAGGTGGTTGGCATTTGTGGTTATGGGCATCTCACTATTCATTATTTTTATTATAGGCAGCCGTATTCCTTCGGAGTTAGCTCCAATGGAGGACAAAGGCAGACTGTTGATAAATGTTACTGCACCTGAGGGTACTTCGTTTGAAGCTATCGACGAGTACATTTACGATATCGCCTCGTATGTTGATACAATCCCTGAGAAAAAGGCCATGATAGCTCTATCGGCTCCCGGTTGGGGAGGTGGTACAAATAGAGGATTTGTTCGGCTACTGCTTACTCAGCCCAATGAACGTGAACGTTCACAGGCGCAGCTTGCCGATCAAATATCATCATACGTCCGCTCTAAAACTTTTGCCCAATCGTATGTAATACAGGATCAAACTATTAGAACAGGAAGAGGAGGTGGTTTACCGGTTCAGTTTGTGGTGCAGGCACCAAACTTTGAAAAGCTAAAGCAGGTTGTACCCGAATTTTTAGCCCGGGCACAGGCCGATGAACGCTTCCAGGTGGTTGATGTCAACCTTAAGTTTAATAAACCTGAGCTTGTTGTTGAAATTGACCGCGATAAGGCAAGGGCCTCAGGTGTTACCGTAAGGGATATTGCCGATGCCCTTCAGCTTTACTTCAGCGGACAGCGCTACGGTTTCTTTATTCGGAATGGGAAGCAATACTACGTAATAGGCCAAGCCGACAGGCCATTCCGCGATGATCCCGATGACTTAAAAAACATATACGTGCGGAGCACAAAGGGGAACCTTGTCGATTTAGGTTCGCTAATCAGAACCAGCGAGCAGAGTATTCCTCCACAGCGCTACAGGTACAACCGTTACATTTCGGCAACATTCAGCGCATCGCCGGCACCTGGTTATACATTAGGGCAAGGCATTGATGCCATGCGTGAGATTTCCAAGGAAGTACTCGACGATAGTTTCTCCACTACTTTAACCGGCATCTCGCAGCAGTTTGAGGAAAGCTCCAACAGCCTATACTTTGCGTTTCTTCTTGCGCTAATTCTTGTTTACCTGGTTTTGGCAGCACAGTTCGAAAGTTTTCGTGACCCACTTATCATTATGTTTACAGTTCCACTCGCTTTGGCTGGGGCAGTTCTGTCGTTGTGGATGTTAGGACACACCCTTAACATTTTCAGCCAGATTGGAATAATTGTGCTGGTTGGAATTGTTACCAAAAATGGTATTCTGATTGTTGAATTCGCCAACCAGAAAAAGATTGCGGGCATGAATAAATTTGAAGCAGTTACGTTTGCCGCTAAGCAGAGGCTACGTCCCATTCTTATGACCAGCCTTGCCACCATTTTCGGAACATTGCCCATTGCCTTGGCATTAGGAGCCGCATCAACAAGCCGCATCCCAATGGGGGTTACCATTATTGGAGGATTACTCTTTGCTCTTATTCTAACGCTATACGTAATACCAGCACTTTACACCTATGTTTCAACAAAAAAACCAAATGTTATCCGCCATGATGAGGAGTAA
- a CDS encoding efflux RND transporter periplasmic adaptor subunit: MRRKIFTYHQLLLVLLTVASISCSKSDKGKKPSDGRSRQAIVVDGIIVGYSEYERTITVPGTILPNEWVELRSEMAGKIVELNIAEGAMVRKGQLLARINDADIKALLQRRVIEEKLAADDEQRKKRMLEINAISVQEYETSLNKLEAIRADIAQSKAMLEKAEVRAPFEGRIGLRYVSPGAFVSVNTTIATLVQDNPLKLEFAIPERYASLVSNNMEVKFTAGDGQTQYPAKVYATDAQIDPETRSLKVRAIAENKSNQIIPGSYVRATLVFEKSPRSILIPPRAIVPDMDIQNVFIYSQGKAKRVQVRLGERTGTTVEVIDGLNAGDSLIISGLTSVRDGMPVSINIKQN; encoded by the coding sequence ATGAGAAGAAAAATTTTTACATACCATCAACTTTTGCTTGTATTACTTACAGTGGCAAGCATATCGTGCAGTAAATCGGATAAGGGAAAAAAGCCTAGCGATGGTCGCAGCCGGCAGGCAATAGTAGTTGATGGAATTATAGTTGGATACTCTGAATATGAAAGGACTATCACGGTTCCTGGCACCATTCTCCCAAACGAGTGGGTTGAGCTACGCTCCGAAATGGCAGGAAAAATTGTTGAGCTAAACATAGCTGAGGGAGCAATGGTACGCAAAGGGCAACTACTTGCACGGATTAACGATGCCGATATTAAAGCGCTACTCCAACGAAGGGTAATTGAGGAGAAGCTTGCCGCCGACGATGAGCAACGCAAAAAGCGCATGCTCGAGATAAATGCCATAAGTGTTCAGGAGTATGAAACATCGCTTAATAAGCTTGAAGCCATCAGGGCCGATATAGCCCAATCGAAAGCGATGTTGGAAAAAGCTGAAGTGCGTGCTCCCTTCGAAGGACGAATAGGCTTGCGCTACGTTAGTCCGGGTGCATTTGTATCGGTAAACACAACCATTGCCACACTGGTTCAGGATAACCCTTTGAAGTTGGAATTTGCCATACCGGAGCGTTACGCCAGTTTAGTATCCAATAACATGGAGGTAAAGTTTACAGCCGGTGATGGACAAACACAATACCCTGCAAAGGTTTACGCTACCGATGCCCAAATAGACCCTGAAACACGCTCGCTTAAGGTTAGGGCAATTGCCGAAAACAAGAGTAATCAGATAATACCTGGCTCCTACGTCAGAGCAACCCTGGTTTTTGAGAAAAGTCCTCGTTCAATACTTATACCGCCTAGGGCAATTGTTCCCGACATGGATATCCAAAATGTTTTTATATACTCCCAGGGTAAAGCTAAGCGTGTTCAGGTAAGGTTGGGTGAACGGACGGGTACTACGGTTGAGGTAATTGATGGCTTAAATGCCGGCGATAGCTTAATAATATCGGGTTTGACCTCTGTGCGAGACGGTATGCCTGTTAGCATTAACATCAAGCAAAACTAA